The Cygnus atratus isolate AKBS03 ecotype Queensland, Australia chromosome 7, CAtr_DNAZoo_HiC_assembly, whole genome shotgun sequence genome includes a window with the following:
- the AP3M1 gene encoding AP-3 complex subunit mu-1 produces MIHSLFLINCSGDIFLEKHWKSVVSQSVCDYFFEAQEKAIDVENVPPVISTPHHYLISIYRDKIFFVSVIQTEVPPLFVIEFLHRVADTFQDYFGECSETAIKDNVVIVYELLEEMLDNGFPLATESNILKELIKPPTILRSVVNSITGSSNVGDTLPTGQLSNIPWRRAGVKYTNNEAYFDVIEEIDAIIDKSGSTVFAEIQGVIDSCIKLSGMPDLSLSFMNPRLLDDVSFHPCIRFKRWESERVLSFIPPDGNFRLISYRVSSQNLVAIPVYVKHMISFKENSSSGRFDVTIGPKQNMGKTVEGVVMTVHMPKAVLNMNLTATQGSYTFDPVTKVLTWDVGKITPQKLPNLKGIVNLQSGAPKPEENPSLNIQFKIQQLAISGLKVNRLDMYGEKYKPFKGVKYITKAGKFQVRT; encoded by the exons ATGATCCACAGCCTGTTTCTTATAAACTGTTCTGGTGATATATTCCTGGAGAAGCACTGGAAGAGTGTTGTGAGCCAGTCTGTGTGTGATTATTTCTTTGAAGCTCAGGAGAAAGCAATCGATGTCGAGAATGTGCCTCCTGTCATCTCAACGCCACATCACTACCTCATCAGCATCTATCGGGATAAAATCTTCTTTGTGTCTGTCATACAGACGGAAGTGCCACCGCTCTTTGTAATTGAATTTCTGCACCGAGTAGCAGATACTTTCCAG GATTACTTTGGCGAATGTTCTGAGACTGCAATTAAGGACAATGTAGTTATTGTGTATGAACTTCTGGAAGAAATGTTAGACAATGGCTTTCCACTGGCAACAGAATCCAACATACTGAAGGAACTGATTAAGCCTCCCACAATTCTGCGCTCTGTTGTCAACTCCATCACAg gcAGTAGTAATGTGGGTGACACACTTCCCACCGGACAGCTGTCCAACATTCCTTGGCGCAGGGCAGGGgtaaaatacacaaacaatGAAGCCTACTTTGATGTTATTGAAGAAATTGATGCGATTATAGACAAATCAG GTTCCACAGTCTTTGCAGAAATCCAAGGTGTTATTGATTCGTGTATTAAGCTCTCAGGAATGCCggatctttctctttctttcatg AATCCAAGGCTGCTGGATGATGTCAGCTTCCATCCATGTATTCGATTCAAACGCTGGGAGTCTGAAAGAGTCCTTTCGTTTATTCCTCCTGATGGGAATTTCAGACTGATCTCCTACCGTGTCAGTTCACAGAA CTTGGTGGCAATTCCTGTATATGTGAAGCATATGATCAGCTTTAAGGAGAACAGTTCTTCAGGAAGATTTGATGTTACCATTGGACCAAAACAGAACATGGGGAAAACAGTAGAAGGTGTCGTCATGACAGTTCACATGCCAAAAGCAGTACTTAACATGAACCTCACTGCTACGCAGGGCAGCTATACATTTGATCCAGTTACTAAG GTGTTAACATGGGACGTTGGCAAAATTACCCCTCAAAAGCTACCGAATCTGAAGGGCATAGTGAACCTGCAGTCTGGAGCCCCCAAGCCAGAAGAAAATCCAAGTTTAAATATCCAGTTTAAGATACAACAGCTTGCAATTTCAG gattGAAAGTAAATCGCCTAGACATgtatggagaaaaatataagCCTTTTAAAGGTGTCAAATACAttacaaaagcaggaaaattcCAGGTCAGGACATGA